From Thalassococcus sp. S3, one genomic window encodes:
- a CDS encoding GNAT family N-acetyltransferase, whose amino-acid sequence MIGLSPEGPEDWWEVEALYDLCFAPGREALSSYRLRDGVSPVDGLSLVARDAQGILGGAIRFWPVRIDVASALLLGPVAVHPTRQGEGLGGLLIREALERGKAAGWDRVMLVGDAPYYARFGFARLEGVIMPPPTNPDRVLGLALSAGAWDGLFGEVRRWD is encoded by the coding sequence GTGATCGGGCTATCCCCGGAAGGGCCGGAGGATTGGTGGGAGGTGGAAGCCCTCTATGACCTCTGCTTTGCGCCGGGGCGCGAGGCGCTGTCGTCCTATCGGTTGCGCGACGGCGTTTCACCGGTGGACGGGCTGTCGCTGGTCGCCCGGGATGCGCAGGGCATTCTGGGGGGCGCGATCCGGTTCTGGCCTGTTCGGATCGATGTCGCCTCTGCATTGTTGCTGGGGCCTGTTGCGGTTCATCCGACGCGGCAGGGCGAAGGGTTGGGGGGCCTTCTGATCCGCGAGGCGCTCGAACGGGGCAAGGCTGCGGGGTGGGACCGTGTGATGCTGGTCGGCGATGCGCCTTATTACGCTCGTTTTGGATTTGCGAGGCTTGAGGGCGTGATCATGCCGCCGCCAACCAATCCCGATCGGGTGCTTGGTTTGGCATTGTCCGCCGGAGCATGGGACGGCCTGTTCGGTGAGGTGCGCCGCTGGGATTGA
- a CDS encoding SulP family inorganic anion transporter: MAFFEAPTGERARRFGDFRVAPGEVRLTPGQIRTELLSGLTVALALVPEAVAFAFVAGVHPLVGLYAAFLVGLITALIGGRPGMISGATGALAVVMVALVAQHGVEYLFATVVLMGLLQVFAGVMQWGKFIRLVPHPVMLGFVNGLAIVIFLAQLTQFKVPGTMENTGHGMGGGEWLSGTPLYMMLGLVALTMAIIWAMPRITKVIPAPLAGIGVVAGLVIAFGLDVPRVGDLASIQGGLPPFHIPMVPLNWETLEIILPYAVILAAIGLIESLLTLNLVGEMTGQRGGASQECIAQGVANTVTGFFGGMGGCAMIGQSMINVKSGGRTRVAGVAAALFLLAFILVASPVIELIPLAALVGVMFMVVIGTFAWNSLKILRKVPLTDAFVIVLVTVVTVMEDLAVAVVVGVIVSALAYAWNNAKRIYAKTYETPEGARVYQVQGPLFFGSSDGFVEMFNVTKDPAEVIVDFADSRVVDQSALQAIEAVAAKYEAAGKRLQLRHLSRDCHQLLKKAGHLMVDSDDDPDYALAVDYRVRTGILGGH, encoded by the coding sequence CTTTGTCGCGGGGGTGCATCCGCTGGTGGGTCTTTATGCTGCATTTTTGGTCGGGCTGATCACGGCGCTGATCGGCGGGCGTCCGGGCATGATTTCGGGTGCGACGGGCGCGCTGGCGGTGGTGATGGTGGCGCTCGTGGCGCAGCACGGGGTCGAATACCTCTTTGCCACGGTGGTGCTGATGGGGCTGCTCCAGGTCTTTGCGGGCGTGATGCAATGGGGCAAGTTCATCCGCCTTGTGCCGCATCCGGTGATGCTGGGCTTTGTCAACGGCCTGGCCATCGTAATCTTCCTCGCGCAGCTGACGCAGTTCAAGGTGCCGGGCACGATGGAGAACACCGGGCATGGCATGGGGGGCGGTGAGTGGCTGAGCGGCACGCCGCTTTACATGATGCTAGGGCTCGTGGCGCTGACCATGGCGATCATCTGGGCGATGCCCCGGATCACCAAGGTGATTCCGGCCCCGCTGGCGGGGATCGGCGTGGTGGCGGGACTGGTGATTGCCTTTGGCCTCGACGTGCCGCGCGTGGGCGATCTGGCTTCGATTCAGGGTGGGTTGCCCCCATTTCATATCCCGATGGTGCCGCTGAATTGGGAGACGCTGGAGATCATCCTGCCTTACGCGGTGATCCTCGCGGCGATCGGGTTGATCGAGAGCTTGCTGACGTTGAACCTGGTGGGCGAGATGACAGGCCAGCGCGGAGGAGCGAGCCAGGAATGCATCGCCCAGGGCGTGGCCAACACGGTCACCGGCTTTTTCGGCGGCATGGGCGGGTGCGCCATGATCGGGCAGTCGATGATCAACGTTAAATCCGGCGGACGGACGCGGGTGGCCGGGGTGGCTGCAGCTTTGTTCCTGCTGGCGTTCATCCTGGTCGCTTCGCCGGTGATCGAGCTGATCCCGCTGGCGGCCTTGGTCGGCGTGATGTTCATGGTGGTGATCGGCACGTTTGCGTGGAATTCACTGAAGATCCTTAGAAAAGTGCCGCTGACGGATGCATTTGTGATCGTGCTGGTGACGGTCGTGACGGTCATGGAGGACCTTGCGGTCGCGGTGGTCGTGGGGGTGATCGTGTCGGCGCTGGCTTATGCGTGGAACAATGCCAAGCGCATCTACGCCAAGACCTACGAGACGCCGGAAGGGGCGAGGGTCTACCAGGTGCAGGGACCGCTCTTTTTTGGCTCCAGCGACGGCTTTGTGGAGATGTTCAACGTCACAAAAGACCCGGCGGAGGTGATCGTGGATTTCGCGGATAGCCGCGTGGTGGATCAGTCGGCGTTGCAGGCGATCGAGGCGGTGGCGGCGAAGTACGAGGCGGCGGGCAAGAGGCTGCAATTGCGTCACCTGAGCCGGGATTGCCACCAGCTTTTGAAAAAAGCGGGACATCTGATGGTCGATAGCGATGACGATCCGGATTACGCGCTCGCGGTCGATTATCGCGTGAGGACGGGAATTCTCGGCGGGCACTAG
- a CDS encoding flavin reductase family protein, whose protein sequence is MFYRPEDGHGLPHNPFNAIVTPRPIGWISSRDAQGRDNLAPYSFFNAVAYVPPQVMFASTGAKPDQDNTKDSVANIAETGVFCVNIVEYALRDAMNASSETLAKEVDEFTHAGLEAAECDTIPCARVAAAPAALECRLTRIVTLPGASNTVVFGEVTGVHIRDDVLNDGRVDVTRYEPLSRLGYRDYTRVREVFELMRPDDT, encoded by the coding sequence ATGTTCTACCGCCCCGAGGATGGCCACGGCCTGCCCCACAACCCCTTCAACGCCATCGTCACGCCACGCCCGATCGGCTGGATATCGTCGCGCGACGCCCAAGGCCGCGACAACCTCGCCCCCTATTCGTTCTTCAACGCCGTGGCCTATGTGCCGCCCCAGGTCATGTTCGCCTCGACCGGCGCCAAGCCGGATCAGGACAACACCAAGGACAGCGTCGCCAACATCGCCGAGACGGGCGTGTTCTGCGTGAACATTGTGGAATACGCGCTGCGCGATGCCATGAACGCCAGCTCCGAAACCCTGGCCAAGGAGGTTGACGAATTCACCCATGCCGGGCTGGAGGCGGCCGAATGCGATACCATCCCCTGCGCCCGGGTCGCGGCCGCCCCTGCCGCTCTGGAATGTCGTCTCACCCGGATCGTGACCTTGCCCGGTGCTTCGAACACCGTGGTTTTCGGAGAGGTCACCGGCGTGCATATTCGCGACGATGTGCTGAACGACGGGCGGGTGGATGTTACCCGTTACGAACCGCTCAGCCGTCTGGGATATCGCGACTACACCCGGGTGCGGGAGGTCTTTGAACTGATGCGCCCGGACGATACTTGA
- a CDS encoding EcsC family protein, translating to MPDIEVVNPVDVEAELDRLAARYRSAGGAGLQVLNLIGGQAEGLIDRLPKPVRDGLGDATERALRIALQAASASRSQVPDQAPWLNTAVTTAMGAAGGFGGLPTALVELPVTTTVLLRAIQGAALERGFDPAAQNIQFDCLQVFSAAGPLDHDDGADMGFLSLRLSLTGGAMQKVIATVAPRLAGVLGQKLAAQAVPVLGAVAGAATNYAYTSYYQNVAHVHFGLRRLSIDGDISHDALIEELRRRVNNLPAR from the coding sequence ATGCCTGACATAGAAGTTGTGAATCCGGTTGATGTCGAGGCGGAGCTGGATCGGCTCGCAGCGCGCTATCGTTCCGCGGGGGGCGCGGGTCTGCAGGTGCTCAACCTGATCGGAGGGCAGGCCGAGGGTTTGATCGACCGCTTGCCAAAGCCCGTACGGGACGGACTTGGTGACGCGACCGAACGGGCCTTGCGCATCGCGTTGCAGGCGGCGAGCGCGTCCCGCAGTCAGGTGCCGGACCAGGCGCCCTGGCTGAACACCGCGGTGACAACCGCGATGGGCGCCGCGGGCGGTTTCGGAGGATTGCCGACGGCCCTGGTGGAATTGCCGGTCACCACAACAGTCCTGTTGCGGGCCATCCAGGGGGCTGCGCTTGAGCGGGGATTTGACCCTGCCGCCCAAAACATCCAGTTCGATTGCCTGCAGGTGTTTTCGGCTGCCGGACCTCTGGACCATGACGACGGGGCCGACATGGGTTTCTTGTCCCTGCGGCTCAGCCTGACCGGGGGCGCGATGCAGAAGGTCATCGCCACCGTCGCCCCACGACTGGCCGGCGTTCTGGGACAGAAACTCGCAGCACAAGCCGTGCCCGTGCTGGGCGCGGTGGCGGGCGCGGCCACGAACTACGCCTATACCAGCTATTACCAGAACGTGGCCCATGTCCATTTCGGGCTGCGCAGGCTGTCAATCGATGGCGACATCTCCCATGACGCGTTGATCGAGGAATTGCGGCGGCGCGTGAACAATCTGCCGGCCCGATAG